Genomic segment of Arachis stenosperma cultivar V10309 chromosome 4, arast.V10309.gnm1.PFL2, whole genome shotgun sequence:
GACGCTGTCGTCGTCAACAGCGAGTCTCATGGCTTCCTCCACTGGTTCGGACTCTGGTCAACGTAGCTACCGCGAACTCGTGACCTTCCCAAACTCGCGTCGTCGCGCCGCCACCCTCAACCTTCCACCGTGCCGCATTAAGTCTGCCACTGCCTCCATGACGCACCGAGACGTCTCTTCCTTTTCCGTTGTGCGCTGCGGCTCGTCATTCACCACATTGGTCTCCAACAGGTTAGTAGACGGTTAGGGTAGTTATAAGTAGGTTTAATTTTTTCGAATTGAAATTGGGTTTGAATGTAAAGAGGATGTTCATTTTAATTAATAGGCGGATAGTTCTTTTTACAGTAAATTGGATGTTgcattttatcattttatcGTGAAGAAATGGTCTACAAATGATCTCGGATGTTACTTTTTAGCTTAGATTGATGCTTTATTTGTTCCTGTACATGGATGTTtcccaaaattaatttttcaagttcttAAAGGTAAACGGATGTTGCTTTTTTGGATGTCTCTCTTAAATCGTTGTAGAAGTTTGTGTTGATTATATGATTTGAACCGACTGCTGCATGTTACTGGTTCTGCCTGAATTGTTGAATTCTACATTGACATATTCTCCTGGTTTCTTTTTTATGTGGTTTGGGAGTTAGGAAAAAGATTAGTTTAAATTTGCTTGAATTGAAGTTGGGTTTGAGTGTAGTTATTTAAACATGGTGCAAGGGTGAAATTTTTCCTAATTTGTTAAATGTTTCTTATCAACTAAAACGGATGTTCATTTTAATTAATAGATGGATGGTTCTTTTCAAATTAAATTGGACGTTGCATTTTATCGTGAATAGATGGAATTTATTTGATTCTGCATGCtgtgtgtttatgttttgaTGCTATTTTACAGGACTCCATTGTAAGAGGATCATTGGTTATGCAACTATCATCCTATCCATAACCGGATATTACAAGCAGGGAGCATGGTAAATCAGCTACAAGCAACAAGTTTCGCTTCACCGATCCAGAATACTGATGAATGATGATCAAGTAGCAAGTGGCTCTTTTATTGTGAACTTGATATATTCATTGCAGAAATAGTATCACAAAAtcaaagaacatgcaaaaatctACCCTTATGTATGGGCTTCCTATATTGTTGTATATGGTGACTTTATTAGTCTATGGACTGCATATAGATGGAGAAAGCTTCTAAAAACTAAGGACAGAGTAAGGAATTTTCAAGAAAAACTATGGAAGCTTGTTGAAACCGAAGAATCTGATCCTTTTACTTCTAAGAATCTCCTCATCTGTCtcttttctgatttttttttggaGTTTGTGCATGTTGGCTTTGAGTTTTAATTATTGTATCTCTGTGCATGTGTTTGAACAATTGTAGATTAGATGCATACTTTTCAGTTTTAAAGCCAAACCAATGGAAGTGATTGCATTTTTCATTGAGTTCAAGAggaaagatgaagaataaagaaAATCCTTTTATTTAGATACTAGAAGCCAATTAGTATAGCATGAAgaaatcacttttttttttgttatgattttAGTCAATCTCTTggcttttatttttttgatttggATGATAATTTCATAACTCAAAAGAATGACTGTCTAGACCCgactaaaaaatttaagatgTTCAAACAAGAAAtgcaaaattaaaatattatttgtgtGGAGGTTGCAAATTACTCTGTCTATTTAAGGTACTAATGTTTGGTATAATATATCTTTAAGTTTGAAAATAAGATATTGttgttccttttcttttttttttttccttccttacatttttttaatcaagcaacaggataaattcaaatttttttccttcttttgtGATACTTATAATCACTATCAAATGAATCATCtctacaataaaataatttatgttaGATACCTAATTATTTTTACAAAGATATAAGTGGATATTACTTTTATCAAGTATAAAGATGTTCATTTTTCATACTAAATagatgctactttaagaaaagtcatgtgaataaaaaaaaattatcctaTATAAGTaactataaatttattatcatGCTAAGATATAATGAAAGGAATCATAATATTCATTCAACTTATCTATACAATTTGCAATACTGTTAATACAGGAATTCAACATgaccaaaattaataaaaaaaatcattcacttaacattaaaaaaaaaacatctatttatttaacaaaagaaacatctaattgtaattttttaagttgataattaattttgacTCATTCAGTTCCAAAAATCTCATATCCCCTTTCTaatttcttgctcttccacACCTTTGCAGGTTCCAAAAGCAAGTGATGCTTACAATTTTTACAATCTACAACTGAATTTGTCTTTAAATCAATATATTTAAAGACTCCTTCATCCAAGGACAGGTTTCTTTTACTTCTATCACAGCCATCCATCTTCTTTTTCTGAAGTTTATCTCTGGCCAATTATCTAAATTACTTGCTAACGAGCATAGAAAATATGTATCCCTCATGAATTGTGGGTTGTCCTTTGCTCTTATAAATCTATTTTTTCAATTTACTCTGCAAAGAGAACAaccaaatcaaaataaaaacacaTAATGCCATTcctaaaaaacataaaaaatgtattaaaaaagaacatccaaaaaatatataaataaatatcaatTATTCAACTTTTCACACTCATCTTTAATTTACAATGGCAGATTTCACCCTAGTCTAATTATATTCCATCAATTAATCAATTTTCACCTAACCCATGACAATGAACATAAGCCTATTATCTATATATGTTATGCATAGCAAGTTGATTGGTCCATTATTTAAGAGTGTATCTAAGTATATTGGGAGAATGAGAGTTGATGACTATAGTGACCAAACATGAACTTACTCTTTGCAAAGAATTAGATCTTCGCATATATGCTTCTGTTCCTTCCTAAAAGTTGCTTGTCTTCCTTTTTAAATTTCTGGAATAATTCATaccaaattcaacaaataaaaatatggAAACCAGTAAGCACTAGCAATAGTTATGAAATCAAAAAAACCTGCTTATagaagacaagaaaaataaCTTGCAAAATTATGAAGTAGCAGTAAATAGCTAGACAGAAACCTTCAATCAGCAACAACGGGGCAATGATTCTTGTAGTGGACCAAGAAAATTTGGTGATGATTCTTGCAGTAAACTACCTATCGGCACGAAatttggcgcaccaagaagACAACGATGCGGTAGTCATGGAGGCGAGACTGGTGGCGCACTGGAGCAGCGAGGAATCGGCACTTTGGACAAGAAAGAAAACCGACGAGATGAGAGGGAATGGTGATGAGGAGGGGCAGTGATCCTGGATGACGAAGCGGCGGTGCGACGATGAATCGAAAGAGAGGGGACAATAGAACTTCTTCTGATTTCCTTCGCGGAGGTGAAGAAGTGGCTGTGGGATGTCGCCTAACGGCGCGGTGTTCAGTGTCGGGGCGGCTGCACCAACTGGAGAGGAGTGTAGACAGCGTCACTATGAAAATGGGAGAAGGAGAATGATTTTTGTGGGTAACTACAGGAGTAGGAGCGGGAGAGAAGGGGGGAGCGTTTttacacttttttttattaggattaggttaattagcttttaattattcaaattttgaattttaaaaaaatttaaataaattattaaataaaattgtttaaaaagttGGCTGGTTTATCTTGGTTTCCTATACTTTTCCATATGAAAATGGTGAATTCTCTCGGACTAATTTTAAAAGTCTTGAATTTAAATGTGattcttaatttaatttttaaagttttaatttttttttttagtttttaaactTTACAAATGtgatttatattaattttttggtCGATAAAAAAAGAGTTGACATGAATAACTAAATATCATGCTAGAatttaataaaatgatattattttgatttttgtgcttaaataacccaaaaataatgtcGGATCACTTATTTTAGGaggaaaaattttaataaatatcacttacgatattattttttagactATTTGAGCGCCAAAATAAAAACGACATCGTTTTACAGGTCCAACATGGCATACGACCGTCTACATCAGTGTTCTATTAACGCTCGTGTATTAAAAATTATCTCAAGAACTAACATGAGTCACATTCAAAAAGTTTAGAGACTAAATAGAGCTAATTAAAATTTCAGGGACTAAATGAGTTTTGTGTGCAAGTTGAAAAACCAAATTGAGTATTATCTCATTTTTTAATAGAAGTCAGATACTCAAATATTacatttttttagtattttttaaaattgtaaaaagtaaTAAATCAGAGGCGAATGTCAAAATATCATTCCAAATTAATCCGCTACTTGAATGAAATAGACTCATAGAAAAATGCGTAATCCTCATATATATCATCTATGCAGAAGACAGTCATATATAGAATAGATATCCTTAGTGTATTGAACCGAATAGGATTGATGACAACAGTGGTGATTCATAAGTATTTATTGTTCACtgtattaaaattaatgtatttacattttttagttaatattatgAATTAATGTATTTGAATTTTCATGTTAATGTTATGAATTAATGTATTTGAACTTATTTTATAACTTCATGAATTAatgtaattgaaaattttcgttaagtttataattaaatatgactaaacacaaatttttaataaaaagtacttttattattaatacaagaattcgatataataaatttatacaaaaattattCAACACCTTCTTACTTTTTTTGGTCATTCATTTCATCTTCTCATTCATCAACTTACTAAATTTTAATGGAGTAGACTTACCAACACCTGCCTCTCTCTCTGTCGCACCCGACCCACCTGTCTCTCCTGAAGCATACGCACCAAAGTCATACTCGTCAACATCCTCCTCTTGTGCCATGTTCAAATCAAGACCACTCGGCTTGTCTGGTAGTACATTGACACGAGCTCTGTCGATTAAGAAGTGTGAAGGGATGCTACCACCCCTTCgaaaataaatggacatatgATCTAAGGTGTGGTCAAAAGTAGTATGCCTTTGATGAGAGGTACTATCAACTAATGTCCGATGTGGTTGAAACAATTCATGTTGTGGCTCGTGGTGGCTGTGCTATGATGGTTCTGGTTGTTGTGATGGTTCTggttgataataaaaaaaatagctGAAACACTACATAATATTATGATGGTtctagttgttgttgttgttggtagGGTGGATAATGCTGGTAATAAGAAAACAGTTGAAAGACTGGATAAAGCTGTAATTGTTGCTGAGGTGGGTGTTGTGGTTATTGCGGAAGTAGGTGTTGAAGAACTCCCTCCGACAATCTCAGCCATATCCCGAAGGCATCCAAGTACCAAGTCCAGTAATCAGCAGATGGTCTAAAGTCGGCAACTGAAAGGGGATGCTGTTCTCGCACCGACTATTGCGGCGATTGTGCCAAACTTCTATCCATCCCGCATGTAACCCGCTTCAATCATGGATTTGCACTCCACGAAGAGTGATGCAATGGTCATCCACTCTAATGACTTTTGCAGGATCAGGGGCGGGTTGTGCATATCCAAACTAGCGCATTAATCAGTTCGCAGGGTGCCATTCGACACACTCAAATGACAACAAGCATTCATAGTACCTAACCCTATTTTGTTTTTGTGGCCTTCGGCCCTTCGTTGTACGTTATACCATACATTAATCAATCCAATGTCCATTTAGCAAGAATTATATATGTTTTGAGTTACTGGAGCCAGAACTGATATTCTGGTTCTGTCGGCTAGGCATCACCGTTAACTGAGGAGAGGCCGAATGCTAACCTGATGTGACTTCAGCAGAGAAATTTGTAGTTGAACTTCTACTGTTAACGAAATTGTGACTGGTAGAAGCTGGTTTACCATCCCCATTTTTCAGCTGCCTTCAAATTAGGTGCAGCGGATTAGGTAAGATCACCCCCTCCAGTAGTTTATTTTTACTCGTTCAAGCTCAACCTTTGATTGTCATCAAGTTATGTccgattaaatttttttgttaatctagattagtttaattttgatgatagTATATGCCTTTTCAACAGTTCTCTATTTAGGGTGTTGGGTTGCTATTctgaaatttgaaaattaagtcACATTATCCAGTTCTATGTTGTGGCTAGGTTTGgggcattaaaattaaaacctTATGCTAGAGTCGTAAACAATTGGGTTAGTTTAAATGGGTTTGGTTCCGGTAATTTTACATGCAACTTAGGTTAGCTTCCTGTAGTTGCTGCCATTGGTTCTATTTATTCACATTTTTTGTCACCAACTTGGATTTTGGCAGGGGTAAAATTATGTCTACAAACGAGGATGATGTTAAGAATGATTCTGATAATGATTTGGGTGGTGATTTCGATTATCAATCGAATGCAGAAGATGATGCTGAAGATGACAATGTGGATTCGCTGGATTCTACTAACAAGAGTGAATAAGATTGTGGTATAAAAAGAATAGCAGATTTAATGGTGGAGGATATTTGGAACCTGGAGTTTAGAACAGAGGATGAGACTTTCTAATTTTATAACGCTTATGCTTGTTGGCATGGATTTGTAATGAGGAAGGACGACATCATTAGGGATAACGAAGGTAGAATCATTTACAGGCAACTTATTTGCAATAAGGAGGGCTGGAGGAATATGAGGTATCTTGATCTGGATGATAGATCAAGGGAGGCAAGGTCACTCACGCGAACCAAGTGTCCAGCTCGGCTTAGGGTAAAGCATGACTACGACTGTGGAAGATGAAAGGTATCATGTTTTGTGGAATCTCACAACCACGATCTGACCACCTCCCCCCTTCCCCCGCCCTCAATTTGTGTATCTCATTCCGGCTAATTGTCGTCTCACTGTTACTGATGAAGTCCAAGTGAAAAATCTTCATAATTTTGGTGTCAAGACGTGCTATATTATGGGATATATTGCGTTCCAAAAGGGTGGATATCGTCATGCTGACTTCACACACAAAGATTTGTACAACCACATTGATCGTTATCGTAGATCAAAAGTAAAAAATGGGAATGCCAATGCGGCAATAAATTATTTGATTGGCAAGTTAAACAACGATCCACTGTTCTTTGGAAAGTATACTTTCACTAGTGACAAAGGGCTCGAGCATATTTTTTGGGCAGATGGGCAATCAATTGTCGACTATCACTGCTTTGGAGATATTGTTGCCTTTGATTCAATGTACAAGAAGAATAAATACAACAAACCTTTGGTCATTTTCTCTGGATGCAATCATCATGGGCAGACTATTATCTTTGGCTCCGGCCTACTATCCGACGAAACCACAGACACGTATAAGTGGTTGTTGAAAACATTTGTTGAATCGACGGGTGAAAAAAGTCCTAAAGCAGTAATAACTGATAGAGACTTTGCCATGCGAGATGCAATCAAGAATGTTCTTCCTGATGCGACCCATCGGTTATGCGGATGGCATCTTCAGAGAAATGCATGTGAAAATATAAAGAATCTTAATTTCCTACGGGATTTTAAGGGTCTTATATACGACAACAACGACCGCAGAGATTTTGATCGGAAATGGGCAGCCATTTGGATAAGCACAACCTTGTTGGGAGTACCTGGATAGAAAAGACGTACGAAACTCGTGCGATATGGTCCCATTGTTTCCTACTgaataagttttttcaggtaCTTAAGAACGACATCACAGTGTGAAGGTATAAACTCTCTCATAAGATTTTATGTTAATCGCAAGAATACCCTCATTGACTTCATGCATAACCTGGATAGGGCCTTAAAAAAGTATAGACACAATGAATTAATAGCTGACTTTAAGTCTCAGTGCTTTAAGCCAATGATGAGTACCTTGTTGGAGGTATATGAAAGATATGCATATTAAAATTCCAGAAAAAGTTGGGCTTAACCGGTTTCAAACCACTTGCTACATTAAGCCACTTGCTGAATTTTCTACTCAtgtacattaattttttttgtagcTGGCCCAATTTGCTTGCTAGCCCATTTACTTTTAGAGAGACTTGAACTACCAAAAATTAAATGTTTTTCCAGGTTAGTTGACCGAGCTTAATCCTAAGCATGTCAGAAAGACTAAATATTCccttaaataaaataacttaCACTGGGAAAAAAAATATCGAATACCAACTCCTCTACTATCTTACACCTTAATTCCTAACAAGAACTCAATGGGGATCATGATGAATCGATACGGTCGACATAATTTATCTTAATATGCATACAAAATTCGACTTATAACTTACTATGTAACACGATTCCACCAAAAATGACGACATATAAACGGGCATTTAAGAAACTACTTGAAATAAGTTAGAAGACAAATTTACATGATGGCCACAGGTGTCATGACAACAATTGTAGATACCACTACTGTGTTGGACGATGACCCAACCTAACCCTTACATGGTAAGACCTGCAATAAGCCATATACTCATTGAAGTTACTAtataagaagaaaaacaaatcgcTGACATGTTTGGTGATATACTAGAGTAATGAAGACCCCATTCGGGTGTCAATTATCTATTATGGTGGCTGGATGATTTGTCATGGGAGTCACCAAATAATCTGTCTATTTTGTCATTCCTTTCTCCTTGCTACTCTTACAGAATTGCCAAACATTGATTATTACATGATTGCAATGTTAAGCATTCatgtcaataaaaataaaatgttgttattttctagtttttggACGAGTTACTACAACATATTAGCCTTTATATGCTATTGAAATTACTAAGGAACTTGGATAACTAATTCACAACTCACAAAAATATATACCATA
This window contains:
- the LOC130974777 gene encoding protein FAR1-RELATED SEQUENCE 4-like, translating into MGYIAFQKGGYRHADFTHKDLYNHIDRYRRSKVKNGNANAAINYLIGKLNNDPLFFGKYTFTSDKGLEHIFWADGQSIVDYHCFGDIVAFDSMYKKNKYNKPLVIFSGCNHHGQTIIFGSGLLSDETTDTYKWLLKTFVESTGEKSPKAVITDRDFAMRDAIKNVLPDATHRLCGWHLQRNACENIKNLNFLRDFKGLIYDNNDRRDFDRKWAAIWISTTLLGVPG